In Phaenicophaeus curvirostris isolate KB17595 unplaced genomic scaffold, BPBGC_Pcur_1.0 scaffold_122, whole genome shotgun sequence, one DNA window encodes the following:
- the NXF1 gene encoding nuclear RNA export factor 1 isoform X1 → MAEDGKGGYSEHDDRVGGRGFSGRRRKGRGPFRGKMYSEGNHRPRSRGGSDLRPRPEEDDGDVPMSEAHEGPRGRYLPYGPRPNRNPNLHITVRRDGNAERSGGTSREGGRRNWFKITIPYGKKYDKSWLLSSIQNLCSVPFTPVEFHYDHNRAQFYVEDATTASALKQVSRKITDRDNYKVVIIINSSAPPQSLQNELKPEEIEQLKLCMSKRYDGSQRALDLKSLRVDPDLVARSIDAVLNQRSCMQAVLRIIEENIPELQSLNLSSNKLYRLDDLSELSHKAAGLRILDLSRNELKSDRELDKVKGLKLEELWLDGNPLCDAFRDQASYIRSVPASRGLPLLRRGLKIHGRIGARPAVSPPKQLVPSPPPAPGSPSLNPESRIPPPGFEAEAVPSSAFGASSILLQLLGAPGFLPPPPPDFLGIRSECPHSGSGASCFSPPRSGISHSASKLVFQRIPIPIFFSSPSPVLRRIPIPIFFSSPFPVLRRTPFPLFFFFLEHHNSDLQSIPLSLCSPFSHFLLASNFFFSPETPPSFMLPAFLLGTPHFLEAFPLGISSLAASSPPHPAPRLLLPPRRAGAGPARPSSGCRMRGRRRSGIYFYFFVPPLSGAASRRSVRALDDGWLARDG, encoded by the exons ATGGCGGAGGACGGGAAAGGGGGTTACAGCG AGCACGATGACCGCGTGGGCGGCCGAGGCTTTTCCGGGCGCCGGAGGAAAGGCCGCGGGCCCTTCCGCGGGAAGATGTACAGCGAGGGCAACCACCGGCCTCGCAGCCGCGGCGGCTCCGACCTGCGCCCGCGCCCGGAGGAGGACGACGGCGACGTCCCCATGAGCGAAGCCCACGAGGGCCCCCGCGGCCGCTA CTTGCCCTACGGCCCCCGGCCCAACCGCAACCCCAATCTCCACATCACGGTGCGACGAGACGGCAACGCAGAGCGCAGCGGCGGCACCAGCCGGGAGGGCGGCCGGAGGAATTGGTTCAAGATCACG ATTCCCTACgggaaaaaatatgataaatCCTGGCTGCTCAGCTCCATCCAGAATCTCTGCAGCGTCCCCTTCACCCCCGTCGAG TTCCACTACGACCACAACCGGGCCCAGTTCTACGTGGAGGACGCCACGACGGCCAGCGCCCTCAAGCAGGTGTCCCGGAAGATCACGGATCGGGATAATTACAAGGTGGTGATCATCATCAACTCGTCGGCGCCGCCCCAGTCGCTGCAGAACGAGCTGAAGCCCGAGGAGATCGAGCAGCTGAAG CTCTGCATGAGCAAGCGTTACGACGGCTCCCAGCGGGCCCTGGACCTCAAGAGCCTCCGCGTGGATCCAG ATCTGGTGGCGCGGAGCATCGACGCCGTGCTCAACCAGCGGAGCTGCATGCAGGCCGTGCTGCGGATAATTGAGGAGAACATCCCCGAG CTCCAATCCCTCAACCTGAGCAGCAACAAGCTCTATCGCCTCGACGACCTCTCCGAGCTCTCCCACAAAGCCGCCGGCCTCCGCATCCTCGATCTCTCCCGCAACGAG CTCAAATCCGACCGGGAGCTGGACAAGGTGAAAGGCCTCAAACTGGAGGAGCTTTGGTTGGATGGGAATCCGCTTTGCGACGCTTTCCGGGATCAAGCCAGTTACATCAGGTCAGTTCCCGCTTCCCGGGGGCTCCCCCTGCTCCGACGGGGACTAAAAATCCACGGCAGGATCGGAGCGAGGCCAGCGGTTTCCCCTCCGAAGCAACTCGTCCCGTCTCCTCCGCCGGCGCCCGGATCCCCCTCCCTGAATCCTGAATCCCGAATCCCTCCTCCCGGTTTCGAGGCGGAAGCCGTTCCGAGCTCCGCGTTCGGAGCGAGCTCGATCCTCTTGCAGCTGCTCGGAGCCCCCgggtttcttcctcctcctcctcccgatTTTCTTGGGATACGCTCGGAGTGTCCCCATTCCGGATCTGGAGCGTCCTGCTTCTCACCTCCTCGCTCCGGAATATCCCATTCCGCTTCCAAGCTCGTTTTTCAGAGAATCCCAATTCcaattttcttctccagcccgTCCCCAGTTCTCCGGAGAATCCCAATTCcaattttcttctccagcccattcccagttcTCCGGAGAACCCcattcccacttttttttttctttctggagcaTCACAATTCCGACCTCCAGAGCATCCCGCTTTCCCTCTGTTCTCCCTTTTCCCACTTCCTTCTCGCttccaacttctttttttctccggAAACCCCCCCCTCCTTCATGCTTCCAGCTTTTTTATTGGGAACCCCCCACTTTTTGGAAGCCTTTCCTCTTGGAATCTCCTCCCTCgcagcctcttctcctcctcatcccGCTCCCCGCCTGCTGCTCCCGCCCCGCCGTGCCGGGGCCGGCCCCGCGCGTCCTTCCTCGGGATGCAGGATGCGGGGAAGGCGGCGTTCCgggatatatttttatttttttgtccctCCTCTCTCCGGAGCCGCTTCCCGGCGTTCCGTTCGGGCCCTCGACGATGGCTGGTTAGCCAGAGACGGGTAA
- the NXF1 gene encoding nuclear RNA export factor 1 isoform X2 gives MAEDGKGGYSEHDDRVGGRGFSGRRRKGRGPFRGKMYSEGNHRPRSRGGSDLRPRPEEDDGDVPMSEAHEGPRGRYLPYGPRPNRNPNLHITVRRDGNAERSGGTSREGGRRNWFKITIPYGKKYDKSWLLSSIQNLCSVPFTPVEFHYDHNRAQFYVEDATTASALKQVSRKITDRDNYKVVIIINSSAPPQSLQNELKPEEIEQLKLCMSKRYDGSQRALDLKSLRVDPDLVARSIDAVLNQRSCMQAVLRIIEENIPELQSLNLSSNKLYRLDDLSELSHKAAGLRILDLSRNELKSDRELDKVKGLKLEELWLDGNPLCDAFRDQASYISSVRERFPKLLRLDGHELPPPIAFDVEAPTTLPPCKGSYFGSDDLKVLVLRFLQQYFSIYDSADRQGLLDAYHDGACCSLSIPFGPQNPPRNSLSEYFKDSRNVKKLKDPTMRFKLLKHTRLNVVAFLNELPRTQHDVNSFLVDICAQTNTLLCFAVHGIFKEVDGKSRDSVRAFTRMFIAVPAGNTGLCIVNDELFVRTATTEEIRKAFVMPAPTPSSSPVPSLSAEQQEMLAAFSMQSGMNLEWSQKCLQDNDWDYPRAGQVFTQLKLEGKIPEVAFLK, from the exons ATGGCGGAGGACGGGAAAGGGGGTTACAGCG AGCACGATGACCGCGTGGGCGGCCGAGGCTTTTCCGGGCGCCGGAGGAAAGGCCGCGGGCCCTTCCGCGGGAAGATGTACAGCGAGGGCAACCACCGGCCTCGCAGCCGCGGCGGCTCCGACCTGCGCCCGCGCCCGGAGGAGGACGACGGCGACGTCCCCATGAGCGAAGCCCACGAGGGCCCCCGCGGCCGCTA CTTGCCCTACGGCCCCCGGCCCAACCGCAACCCCAATCTCCACATCACGGTGCGACGAGACGGCAACGCAGAGCGCAGCGGCGGCACCAGCCGGGAGGGCGGCCGGAGGAATTGGTTCAAGATCACG ATTCCCTACgggaaaaaatatgataaatCCTGGCTGCTCAGCTCCATCCAGAATCTCTGCAGCGTCCCCTTCACCCCCGTCGAG TTCCACTACGACCACAACCGGGCCCAGTTCTACGTGGAGGACGCCACGACGGCCAGCGCCCTCAAGCAGGTGTCCCGGAAGATCACGGATCGGGATAATTACAAGGTGGTGATCATCATCAACTCGTCGGCGCCGCCCCAGTCGCTGCAGAACGAGCTGAAGCCCGAGGAGATCGAGCAGCTGAAG CTCTGCATGAGCAAGCGTTACGACGGCTCCCAGCGGGCCCTGGACCTCAAGAGCCTCCGCGTGGATCCAG ATCTGGTGGCGCGGAGCATCGACGCCGTGCTCAACCAGCGGAGCTGCATGCAGGCCGTGCTGCGGATAATTGAGGAGAACATCCCCGAG CTCCAATCCCTCAACCTGAGCAGCAACAAGCTCTATCGCCTCGACGACCTCTCCGAGCTCTCCCACAAAGCCGCCGGCCTCCGCATCCTCGATCTCTCCCGCAACGAG CTCAAATCCGACCGGGAGCTGGACAAGGTGAAAGGCCTCAAACTGGAGGAGCTTTGGTTGGATGGGAATCCGCTTTGCGACGCTTTCCGGGATCAAGCCAGTTACATCAG CTCCGTCCGGGAACGCTTCCCGAAGCTGCTGCGCTTG GACGGCCACGAGCTGCCCCCCCCAATCGCCTTCGATGTCGAGGCCCCCACGACGCTGCCGCCCTGCaag GGAAGCTACTTCGGTTCCGATGACCTCAAAGTCCTTGTGCTGCGATTCCTGCAGCA GTATTTTTCCATCTACGACTCCGCCGACCGCCAGGGGCTGCTCGACGCCTACCACGACGGCGCCTGCTGCTCCCTCAGCATCCCCTTCggcccccagaacccccccag GAACAGCCTCAGCGAGTATTTCAAGGACAGCCGGAACGTCAAGAAGCTCAAAGACCCCA CCATGCGGTTCAAGCTGCTCAAGCACACGCGCCTCAACGTCGTCGCCTTCCTTAACGAGCTCCCGCGCACCCAGCACGACGTCAACTCCTTCCTGGTCGACATCTGCGCCCAGACG aACACTCTCCTCTGCTTCGCTGTCCACGGGATCTTCAAGGAAG TGGATGGAAAATCCCGAGATTCCGTGCGAGCTTTCACCCGGATGTTCATCGCGGTGCCGGCCGGAAACACGGG GCTGTGCATCGTGAACGACGAGCTGTTTGTGCGGACGGCCACCACCGAGGAGATCCGCAAGGCCTTCGTCATGCCGGCCCCGACGCCCTCGTCCAGCCCCGTCCCCTCCCTGTCGGCCgagcagcaggagatgctggccGCCTTCTCCATGCAGTCGGGCATGAACCTCGAGTGGTCCCAGAA GTGCCTGCAGGACAACGACTGGGATTATCCTCGCGCCGGGCAGGTTTTCACGCAGCTCAAG ctggaagGCAAAATTCCCGAGGTGGCGTTTCTCAAGTGA
- the LOC138734631 gene encoding autophagy-related protein 2 homolog A-like: MRRWSPAAWPEALKTRAARYALERSLGPFLEERLRLEQLSLDLRGGTGCLRHLRLRAEALDAALRAPLELREGCVGSVQVSVPWAALASRACSVRLRGLRLALRPRAGGVEDAAPPPDGGHVPPPAPRIRPPRGAGGARTDHRLSSEEAASGAGGRGAGAGAAGGARGAEAAEGGIRGRGGAGRGPPPVLLKGLRLWDPSIFWQESPPPGTRRSPPVRVGFSPGPSRLSLRLKQNPALPGPKVDVEASGGGAVPGAAPPAAGGPAGAAGGDRPP, from the exons ATGAGGCGCTGGAGCCCCGCGGCCTGGCCCGAGGCCCTGAAGACGCGGGCGGCCCGGTACGCGCTGGAGCGCTCGCTCGGGCCCTTCCTGGAGGAGCGACTGCGCCTCGAGCAGCTCAGCCTCGACCTCCGCGGCGGCACCGGCTGCCTGCGCCACCTGCGCCTGCGGGccgag GCGCTGGACGCGGCGCTGCGGGCGCCCCTGGAGCTGCGCGAGGGCTGCGTGGGGTCGGTGCAGGTGTCGGTGCCCTGGGCGGCGCTGGCGTCCCGCGCCTGCAGCGTGCGGCTCCGCGGCCTGCGCCTCGCCCTGCGGCCCC GTGCTGGGGGGGTTGAGGatgccgcccccccccccgatgGGGGCCAcgtccccccccccgccccccgaaTCCGCCCCCCTCGAGGGGCTGGAGGCGCTCGCACAGACCATCGACTCAG ttctgagGAGGCTGCGAGTGGAGCTGGAGGACGCGGTGCTGGTGCTGGAGCTGCCGGGGGGGCACGTGGAGCTGAGGCTGCcgagg GTGGAATACGAGGACGAGGGGGGGCCGGACGCGGCCCCCCCCCGGTGCTGCTGAAGGGGCTTCGGCTGTGGGACCCCAGCATCTTCTGGCAGGAATCGCCCCCCCCGGGGACCCG CCGCTCCCCCCCCGTCCGTGTGGGGTTCAGCCCCGGCCCCTCCCGCCTCTCCCTGCGCCTCAAGCAGAACCCGGCGCTGCCTGGAcccaag GTGGACGTGGAGgcctcgggggggggggctgtaCCTGGCGCTGCCCCCCCAGCTGCTGGGGGCCCtgcgggggctgctgggggcgATCGACCCCCCG
- the TMEM223 gene encoding transmembrane protein 223, which translates to MAEGARLEVGPVPRDVVLFRHDRTRFFRLAGAFCVGQGLFWAYLARVAFTSLRPEPQAGPEPEPQAGLPLRPRDNKWRFGFTGSCLTLGSLIVAGGCLLPLRAVRRVVLLRGGASVSISTHGALGLGAGPTLTVPLRHLSCRAHRSEVAAALPLRIKGRPFYFLLDKRGQLPDPRLFDLTVGAFRQL; encoded by the exons ATGGCCGAAGGGGCGCGGCTGGAGGTCGGGCCGGTGCCCCGGGACGTGGTTCTGTTCCGTCACGACCGGACTCGGTTCTTCCGCCTGGCGGGGGCGTTTTGCGTGGGGCAGGGCCTCTTCTGGGCCTACTTGGCCCGCGTCGCCTTCACCTCCCTGCGCCCCGAGCCCCAAGCCGGCCCCGAGCCCGAGCCCCAAGCCGGCCTCCCCCTGCGGCCCCGCGACAACAAGTGGCGCTTCGGCTTCACCGGCTCCTGCCTTACGCTGG GCTCGCTGATCGTGGCGGGCGGCTGCCTCCTCCCGCTCCGCGCCGTCCGCCGGGTGGTTTTGCTGCGCGGCGGCGCCTCCGTCTCCATCTCGACTCACGGAGCGTTGGGATTAGGAGCCGGCCCCACCCTCACCGTCCCCCTCCGGCACCTCTCGTGCCGCGCGCACCGCTCCGAGGTCGCCGCCGCCCTCCCGCTCCGGATTAAGGGGCGGCCCTTCTATTTCCTCCTGGATAAACGGGGGCAGCTGCCCGACCCCCGGCTCTTTGATCTCACCGTCGGCGCCTTCCGGCAGCTCtaa